In Ignavibacteriota bacterium, a single window of DNA contains:
- a CDS encoding tyrosine-type recombinase/integrase produces the protein MPLCEPSGGTANIRNGTQSEQQQWGSRKNRTIPMHEAVAELLTGTDRTSSFVFADIDGQRLKDFFVTKQVKSYIKKSGVNPKLHFHSFRHTGATWMVQAGISIYTVSKILGHSSVSTTHIYAHWSPDQFHSAVNSIRLEGR, from the coding sequence ATACCATTATGCGAGCCCTCCGGGGGCACGGCAAATATACGAAATGGAACACAAAGCGAACAGCAGCAATGGGGAAGCAGGAAGAACAGGACAATTCCCATGCATGAAGCAGTTGCTGAACTGCTGACAGGGACTGACAGAACAAGCTCCTTCGTCTTTGCTGATATTGATGGACAGAGACTGAAGGACTTCTTTGTGACGAAGCAGGTCAAGAGCTATATCAAGAAATCTGGAGTGAATCCGAAGTTGCACTTCCACTCATTTAGGCACACAGGAGCGACTTGGATGGTCCAAGCAGGAATCAGCATCTACACAGTGAGCAAGATCCTTGGGCACTCGTCGGTGTCGACGACACATATCTATGCTCACTGGAGTCCGGATCAGTTTCACAGTGCTGTCAATTCAATTCGACTGGAAGGTCGATAG
- a CDS encoding VWA domain-containing protein, whose protein sequence is MNRRMYVFAAVLFFCATSGLSAGVLYARRPGTETPVYPLRISAIRSTVALYGRLAVTHVDEEFFNDNNLTLEGFYAFQLPEGARVNGLWLWENGQRKIFICLKKEDAVRKYDSVVNGVRRDPALLESLGANRFQLKIFPIAPNSSRRVEIQYFHTLPLSADGYATYRYPLNMAGYQTSPVNVTEMQFNVSSFTPILDLRTTFDDQPMMNRVTKIDESHYRVQFGIEQVNYTRDYELRYKVVDNETVFPALSWKDPNDATGDPYFMTWHMMPADTMTTQGGPRDIVFVLDASGSMDGQRITAVKQALARVLVALRPVDHFRLVLFSSTAISWPSDRGFVEAVPDSITKALEFVNRMYVASGMTNYEAAFTAGLQADFRPSADRRLLFLTDGEPTAGKINAAELLALITRTDTLNVAIYPLLFYTNTIQLLYDIAAARGGRVQMVENSDSLETVIRRVLFDLEAAGVREASVTYLNGKAYMVHPLVYPPFVGGESFISTGRYTGDGKERVRVQWRSPNGADSETTRDVDLAAVDVPVKEVGAYWAAKRIDALLDDVRRYGESAELKNSIIALSIRHSVLSPYTAFLVLETNQIDPPPNAVDEAASPVAFTVRNAYPQPLSLSSGMALSVPLILEQPLELRAVVTDLLGRVVRIITLRLDAGTHLLTWNGRDMAGRLSAPGSYLLRISAGTHSVQQRLVLLR, encoded by the coding sequence ATGAACAGGAGGATGTACGTTTTTGCAGCCGTGTTGTTTTTCTGCGCCACGAGCGGACTCTCCGCCGGCGTTTTGTATGCGCGCAGACCGGGCACGGAAACGCCGGTATATCCGCTCCGCATCTCGGCCATCCGCAGCACGGTGGCGTTGTACGGACGCCTCGCGGTGACACATGTCGACGAGGAATTTTTTAACGACAACAATCTCACGCTCGAGGGCTTCTACGCCTTCCAGCTTCCCGAAGGCGCGCGGGTCAACGGCCTGTGGCTCTGGGAAAACGGCCAGCGGAAAATTTTTATCTGCCTGAAAAAAGAGGACGCCGTCCGCAAGTACGATTCGGTCGTGAACGGCGTGCGCCGCGATCCGGCCCTGCTCGAATCGCTCGGCGCCAATCGTTTCCAGCTCAAGATCTTTCCCATCGCGCCCAACAGTTCGCGCCGCGTCGAGATCCAGTACTTCCACACGCTGCCGCTGTCGGCGGACGGCTACGCCACCTACCGCTACCCGCTGAACATGGCCGGGTATCAGACGTCGCCGGTGAATGTGACGGAGATGCAGTTCAATGTGTCGAGTTTTACACCCATACTCGACCTGCGAACAACCTTCGACGACCAACCGATGATGAACCGGGTGACAAAGATCGACGAGTCGCACTACCGTGTGCAGTTCGGCATCGAGCAGGTGAACTATACACGCGACTACGAACTGCGGTACAAGGTTGTGGATAACGAGACGGTCTTCCCCGCCCTCTCGTGGAAGGATCCCAACGACGCGACCGGCGATCCCTACTTCATGACCTGGCATATGATGCCGGCCGACACGATGACCACACAGGGCGGGCCGCGCGACATCGTCTTTGTGCTCGATGCTTCCGGCAGCATGGACGGCCAGCGCATCACCGCCGTGAAACAGGCCCTGGCCCGCGTGCTTGTCGCTCTGCGTCCCGTCGATCATTTCCGGCTCGTGCTGTTCAGCTCCACCGCCATATCGTGGCCGTCGGACCGCGGCTTTGTCGAAGCCGTGCCTGATTCTATCACCAAGGCGCTCGAGTTTGTCAACCGCATGTACGTTGCCAGCGGCATGACAAATTATGAGGCCGCGTTCACCGCCGGTCTGCAGGCGGACTTCCGCCCGAGTGCCGACAGGCGGTTGCTGTTCCTCACCGACGGCGAACCGACGGCGGGAAAAATCAACGCGGCGGAACTGCTGGCCCTGATCACGCGCACCGACACGTTGAACGTGGCGATCTATCCCCTGCTCTTCTACACAAACACGATACAACTCCTGTACGATATAGCAGCCGCGCGCGGCGGCCGTGTGCAGATGGTGGAAAACAGCGACAGTCTCGAAACAGTGATACGCCGCGTGCTCTTCGATCTCGAAGCCGCAGGTGTGCGCGAGGCGTCGGTGACGTACCTGAACGGCAAGGCCTATATGGTGCATCCGCTCGTGTATCCGCCTTTCGTCGGCGGGGAATCGTTCATCAGCACGGGACGCTACACGGGCGACGGCAAGGAGCGCGTGCGTGTGCAGTGGCGCTCGCCCAACGGCGCCGACTCCGAGACGACCAGGGATGTGGATCTAGCCGCCGTCGACGTGCCCGTGAAGGAGGTAGGCGCGTACTGGGCTGCAAAACGTATCGACGCGCTGCTCGACGATGTGCGCCGCTACGGCGAAAGCGCCGAGTTGAAGAACAGCATCATCGCGCTCAGCATACGACACAGCGTGCTCTCACCCTACACGGCCTTCCTGGTGCTCGAAACCAACCAGATCGATCCGCCGCCGAACGCTGTCGACGAGGCCGCATCTCCCGTGGCCTTTACGGTCCGCAACGCCTACCCGCAGCCCCTCTCGCTCTCCTCGGGCATGGCGCTTTCCGTGCCGCTTATACTGGAACAGCCCCTCGAGCTGCGCGCCGTCGTGACAGATCTGCTCGGCCGTGTGGTGCGCATTATCACACTGCGGCTCGACGCGGGCACACACCTGCTTACCTGGAACGGACGCGACATGGCGGGGCGTCTCTCGGCGCCCGGCAGTTACCTGCTCCGCATAAGTGCAGGAACACACTCGGTGCAACAGCGTCTGGTACTGCTGCGGTAA